A stretch of the Amycolatopsis sp. BJA-103 genome encodes the following:
- a CDS encoding ABC transporter ATP-binding protein, protein MNTSLGARRVLSLLTAAVRLTRQAAPVGTPLYMVLSLLGGVVPLATAWSMKVLLDGLAAGDAWLTLLPWAVALAVAGLLAGLLPVTTEYLKQRLDRSVAVVTMDRLYRAMGRLAGIARMEDPRFRDKLRLAQQTGRSGPGQLVDDGLGSLQSVITLAGFLGTLLVINPGMAAIVLAAAVPALLAHLRLSRARARVMWSIAPTERREVFYADLLASLDAAKELRLLGLGDLFRRRMLVELTAAHAVVEGQDRRDARMQGLLAGLTAAVSAGGLIWAVWLAATGKLSLGDIAIFVASVGGVQSALQSLVSRLASAHHSTLLFDHYEEIESQGPDLAIPAEPRQLPGLRSGIELRDVWFRYAEDQPWVLRGVDLTIPHGRSLALVGLNGAGKSTMVKLLCRFYDPERGAILWDGVDLRDVPVEDLRARIGAVFQDYMCYDLTAAENIGLGDVSCLEDRERVTAAAERAGAHDIVAGLPRGYDTLLSRMFFDEADREDPETGVLLSGGQWQRLALARAFLRDRRDLMILDEPSSGLDAEAEHEVHSSLRRHREGATSVLISHRLGAVRDAAVIAVLAEGRVAELGTHDELIASGGKYARLFRLQASGYDEVVSQ, encoded by the coding sequence GTGAACACCTCGCTCGGCGCCCGCCGGGTCTTGAGCCTGCTGACGGCGGCGGTCCGCCTCACCCGGCAGGCCGCCCCGGTGGGCACGCCGCTGTACATGGTGCTGTCGCTGCTCGGCGGTGTCGTGCCGCTCGCGACCGCGTGGAGCATGAAGGTCCTGCTCGACGGGCTGGCGGCGGGCGACGCTTGGCTGACGCTGCTCCCGTGGGCGGTCGCGCTGGCTGTCGCCGGATTGCTGGCGGGACTGCTCCCGGTCACGACCGAGTACCTGAAGCAGCGGCTGGACCGCTCGGTCGCCGTCGTGACGATGGACCGGCTCTACCGCGCCATGGGAAGGCTGGCCGGGATCGCGAGGATGGAGGACCCGCGCTTCCGCGACAAACTCCGTCTCGCCCAGCAGACCGGCCGCAGCGGACCCGGCCAGCTCGTCGACGACGGGCTCGGTTCGCTCCAGTCGGTGATCACGCTGGCCGGATTCCTCGGGACCCTGCTCGTGATCAATCCGGGGATGGCGGCGATCGTGCTGGCCGCGGCCGTGCCCGCGCTGCTCGCCCATCTGCGGCTGAGCCGGGCGCGGGCGCGGGTGATGTGGTCGATCGCGCCCACCGAACGACGGGAAGTGTTCTACGCCGACCTGCTGGCGAGCCTGGACGCCGCGAAGGAACTGCGGCTGCTCGGGCTCGGCGACCTCTTCCGGCGGCGGATGCTCGTCGAGCTCACCGCCGCGCACGCCGTCGTCGAAGGCCAGGACCGGCGCGACGCGCGGATGCAGGGCCTGCTGGCCGGGCTGACCGCGGCGGTCTCGGCCGGTGGCCTGATCTGGGCGGTGTGGCTGGCCGCCACCGGCAAGCTCTCGCTCGGTGACATCGCCATCTTCGTGGCGTCGGTCGGCGGGGTGCAGTCCGCCTTGCAGAGTCTCGTTTCCCGGCTGGCGTCGGCGCATCACTCGACGCTGCTGTTCGACCACTACGAGGAGATCGAGTCGCAGGGGCCTGACCTCGCGATCCCGGCCGAACCCCGGCAACTGCCTGGGCTGCGTTCGGGCATCGAGTTGCGCGACGTGTGGTTCCGCTACGCCGAAGACCAGCCCTGGGTGCTGCGCGGGGTGGACCTGACCATCCCGCACGGACGGTCGCTGGCACTGGTCGGGCTGAACGGCGCCGGGAAGTCGACGATGGTCAAGCTGCTGTGCCGGTTCTACGACCCGGAGCGCGGCGCGATCCTCTGGGACGGCGTGGATCTGCGCGACGTCCCGGTCGAGGATCTGCGCGCGCGGATCGGCGCGGTCTTCCAGGACTACATGTGTTACGACCTCACCGCCGCGGAGAACATCGGTCTCGGCGACGTGTCCTGTCTGGAGGATCGCGAGCGCGTGACCGCGGCGGCGGAACGCGCGGGTGCCCACGACATCGTGGCCGGGCTTCCGCGCGGTTACGACACCTTGCTGTCCAGGATGTTCTTCGACGAAGCGGATCGCGAGGACCCGGAGACCGGCGTCCTGCTCTCGGGCGGACAGTGGCAGCGGCTCGCGCTCGCGCGGGCGTTCCTGCGGGACCGGCGGGATCTCATGATCCTGGACGAACCGAGTTCCGGCCTCGACGCGGAGGCCGAGCACGAAGTGCACAGCAGTCTCCGGCGGCATCGGGAAGGCGCGACCAGTGTGCTGATCTCGCACCGGCTCGGCGCGGTCCGGGACGCGGCCGTGATCGCGGTCCTCGCCGAGGGCCGGGTCGCGGAACTCGGCACGCACGACGAACTGATCGCTTCGGGCGGGAAGTACGCGCGACTGTTCCGCCTGCAGGCTTCGGGCTACGACGAGGTGGTGTCCCAGTGA
- a CDS encoding AfsR/SARP family transcriptional regulator: protein MSSIEFRVLGRLEVHTEGGTIALGSAKQRNLLAVLLLHPGRTVPIRRLIRTLWGDEPPLSAVANLRTYANRLRGVLPGDRISGRASGYEILLRQGELDLHVFAERAGAGRAALARGDHAAAVRHLGEALSACRGAVLEDLSDNEALAGSIAPVEELRLSVSEDHLEARLRLGEHREVIAPLREFVAEHPLRERPWAHLMTALYRSGDPAGALAVYTDCRRVLADRLGLEPSPDLAKLHRAMLDRDPGLTTVSPAPVATVGNPAPKAFVPQELPVRCRAFGGRAGDAARLASLLVGPERSGPKVAVVHGPCGIGKSALVLEVAHRVGARFPGGQLYVDLGVDGPASRVPPRLLRHLGVPTSDIPWTPDEAAAVLRSRLSHRAALLVLDGATESAALRALIPATGSCAVLITSRSPLMLDGAEHVVLGRLSEKDGLDILARVAGRSRVDADPRAAAEIVRHCHGIPAALRIAGTILANRPTRPLSWLGNRLAPEESRLDELGFGGESLRALYLSAFQPIAAGKDPLAASAFRLLGRPGYEVCRTGQAADALGVCPLKAEAALDRLVDLGLAEWGDEDTYRLPPLMRLFSADLATAVPAQQSALAW, encoded by the coding sequence GTGTCATCGATCGAGTTCAGGGTTCTGGGGAGGCTCGAGGTACACACCGAAGGCGGGACGATCGCGCTGGGTTCGGCCAAACAGCGCAATCTGCTGGCCGTATTGCTGCTGCACCCGGGCCGGACGGTCCCGATTCGCAGGCTGATCCGGACGTTATGGGGAGACGAGCCGCCGCTTTCGGCGGTGGCCAACCTGCGCACCTACGCGAACCGGCTCCGGGGAGTCTTACCCGGGGACCGCATCTCCGGTCGCGCGTCGGGCTACGAAATCCTGCTGCGCCAAGGGGAATTGGATCTTCACGTGTTCGCCGAACGGGCGGGGGCGGGCAGGGCGGCACTCGCACGGGGTGACCACGCCGCCGCCGTCCGTCATCTCGGTGAGGCACTTTCCGCCTGCCGTGGCGCGGTACTGGAGGATCTCTCGGACAACGAGGCGCTCGCCGGTTCGATCGCGCCGGTGGAGGAACTGCGGCTTTCGGTCTCCGAAGACCATCTGGAAGCCCGGCTGCGTCTCGGTGAACACCGGGAGGTGATCGCGCCGCTGCGCGAGTTCGTCGCCGAACATCCGTTACGAGAGCGGCCTTGGGCACATCTGATGACCGCCCTGTATCGATCCGGTGATCCCGCCGGGGCGCTCGCCGTCTACACGGACTGCCGTCGCGTGCTCGCCGACCGGCTCGGCCTGGAGCCGTCACCGGATCTGGCGAAACTGCACCGGGCGATGCTGGACCGGGATCCGGGGCTGACCACGGTCTCCCCCGCGCCGGTCGCCACCGTCGGCAATCCGGCACCGAAAGCCTTTGTGCCACAGGAGCTTCCGGTGCGATGCCGGGCGTTCGGCGGCCGGGCGGGCGACGCCGCGCGGCTGGCCTCGCTGCTCGTCGGGCCGGAGCGATCCGGGCCGAAGGTCGCCGTGGTCCACGGCCCCTGCGGGATCGGCAAGAGCGCGCTGGTGCTGGAGGTGGCGCACCGGGTCGGCGCCCGGTTCCCGGGTGGACAGTTGTACGTCGACCTCGGCGTCGACGGCCCGGCTTCCCGGGTCCCTCCCCGGTTGCTGCGGCATCTCGGCGTCCCGACGTCCGACATCCCGTGGACGCCGGACGAGGCCGCCGCCGTGCTGCGTTCGCGTCTCTCCCATCGGGCGGCGCTCCTGGTGCTCGACGGCGCGACGGAGTCCGCCGCGCTGCGCGCGCTCATCCCGGCGACGGGGTCGTGCGCGGTCCTGATCACCAGCCGCTCACCGCTGATGCTGGACGGCGCGGAGCACGTCGTGCTCGGCCGTCTGTCCGAAAAGGATGGCCTGGACATCCTCGCCAGGGTCGCGGGCAGGTCCAGAGTGGACGCGGACCCCCGCGCGGCCGCCGAGATCGTCCGGCACTGCCACGGGATCCCGGCCGCGTTGAGGATCGCGGGCACGATCCTCGCCAACCGGCCGACGCGGCCGTTGTCCTGGCTGGGGAACCGGCTCGCGCCGGAGGAGAGCAGGCTCGACGAACTGGGGTTCGGCGGGGAATCGTTGCGGGCCCTGTACCTCTCGGCGTTCCAGCCGATCGCGGCGGGCAAGGATCCGCTGGCGGCGTCCGCGTTCCGGTTGCTCGGCAGACCGGGATACGAGGTGTGCCGCACGGGCCAGGCCGCCGACGCCCTCGGCGTCTGCCCCCTGAAGGCCGAGGCGGCGCTGGATCGCCTGGTCGACCTGGGCCTCGCCGAATGGGGCGACGAGGACACCTACCGGTTGCCGCCGCTGATGCGGCTGTTCTCGGCCGACCTGGCGACGGCCGTCCCCGCCCAGCAGTCCGCGCTGGCCTGGTGA
- a CDS encoding RidA family protein, with protein MSITLVNPAGLPEIPAYRQVSIATGSKLVFVAGQVAWDADGATVGEGDLAAQVEQCYLNIGTALAGAGATFDDVAKMTVYVVDWTPDKLALFLEGVDRAAAKLGGTPVPPGTLIGVAALDVPEHLVEVEATAVIG; from the coding sequence ATGAGCATCACCCTGGTGAACCCGGCGGGGCTGCCGGAGATCCCCGCCTACCGGCAGGTTTCGATCGCGACGGGATCGAAGCTGGTCTTCGTCGCGGGACAGGTCGCCTGGGACGCCGACGGCGCCACTGTCGGCGAAGGCGATCTCGCCGCTCAGGTCGAGCAGTGCTATCTGAACATCGGTACCGCGCTCGCCGGGGCCGGCGCCACCTTCGACGACGTCGCGAAGATGACCGTCTACGTCGTCGACTGGACCCCGGACAAGCTCGCGCTGTTCCTCGAAGGCGTGGACCGGGCCGCCGCCAAGCTGGGCGGCACCCCGGTCCCGCCGGGCACGCTGATCGGCGTCGCGGCCCTCGACGTACCCGAGCACCTGGTCGAGGTCGAAGCGACCGCGGTCATCGGCTGA
- a CDS encoding TlpA family protein disulfide reductase: MAILTAAVVLVGLLCVLDLLLSFGIIRRLREQNETLKNVQQQRAAIDPEIALPAGASIGTFTAATVGGTDLSNADIDGTRALVGFFAPACEPCKERMPQFIEYATRFDGKVIAIASGTEEETADMVVRLGEVAEVIREADGGVVHQAFGASGYPALCLVDGDRTVLASGWEMSALPVPAAL, from the coding sequence ATGGCCATCCTGACCGCCGCCGTCGTGCTCGTCGGACTCCTTTGCGTGCTGGACCTGCTGCTCAGCTTCGGCATCATCCGGAGGCTGCGCGAGCAGAACGAGACCCTGAAGAACGTGCAACAGCAGCGGGCCGCCATCGACCCGGAGATCGCGCTGCCCGCGGGTGCCAGCATCGGCACCTTCACGGCCGCCACGGTCGGCGGGACCGATCTGTCCAATGCGGACATCGACGGCACCCGCGCCCTCGTCGGCTTCTTCGCGCCGGCGTGCGAGCCCTGCAAGGAGCGGATGCCCCAGTTCATCGAGTACGCCACCCGGTTCGACGGCAAGGTGATCGCGATCGCCTCCGGGACCGAAGAGGAGACGGCGGACATGGTCGTCCGGCTCGGCGAGGTCGCCGAAGTGATCCGCGAGGCCGACGGCGGTGTCGTGCACCAGGCCTTCGGCGCCTCCGGATACCCCGCGCTGTGCCTGGTCGACGGCGACCGGACCGTACTGGCCAGCGGGTGGGAGATGTCGGCACTGCCGGTGCCGGCCGCACTGTGA
- a CDS encoding winged helix-turn-helix transcriptional regulator, with amino-acid sequence MVTKQLSGTADDADLMRADSLAREIFSDVANKWALLIIEMIGDRTRRFTELRNDIEGISHKMLTQNLRMLERNGLVGRTVHPTVPPRVDYTLTEAGHGLRATVDGMCDWTHRFLGHIEDSRRRFDTPVNG; translated from the coding sequence ATGGTGACCAAGCAGCTCAGCGGTACGGCGGACGACGCGGACCTGATGAGGGCGGACTCGCTGGCGCGGGAGATCTTCTCCGACGTCGCCAACAAGTGGGCCCTCCTGATCATCGAGATGATCGGCGACCGCACGCGGCGGTTCACCGAACTGCGGAACGACATCGAGGGCATCAGCCACAAGATGCTCACCCAGAACCTGCGCATGCTGGAACGCAACGGCCTGGTCGGGCGCACGGTGCATCCGACCGTGCCGCCGCGGGTCGACTACACCCTCACCGAGGCGGGCCACGGCCTGCGCGCGACGGTCGACGGGATGTGCGACTGGACCCACCGGTTTCTCGGCCACATCGAGGACTCCCGCCGCCGGTTCGACACCCCTGTTAACGGTTAA
- a CDS encoding MauE/DoxX family redox-associated membrane protein: MTYVAVFAMVLCGLVLLVSAVSKVRGKAAYAEFVASVPAFGIPARWTRPFAGATLAAEFVIAASLLPAAALPATGAGRGLALAGLVLAAGLFGVLTVAVWRAVARRTGAVCRCFGPARTVLAPRHVVRNALLLLVALAGAAAMPGADGADPAAVALAAAVGVVGAVAVVRFEDLAELFAGPVPDAR, translated from the coding sequence ATGACCTACGTCGCCGTGTTCGCGATGGTCCTTTGTGGGCTGGTCCTGCTGGTGTCCGCGGTCAGCAAGGTCCGGGGTAAAGCGGCCTACGCGGAGTTCGTGGCGTCGGTGCCCGCGTTCGGGATCCCGGCGCGCTGGACCCGGCCGTTCGCCGGGGCGACCCTGGCCGCGGAGTTCGTGATCGCGGCCTCACTGCTGCCCGCCGCCGCTCTGCCCGCGACCGGCGCCGGCCGAGGACTCGCGCTGGCCGGGCTGGTGCTCGCGGCCGGGTTGTTCGGGGTGCTGACCGTGGCGGTGTGGCGGGCAGTGGCGCGCCGGACCGGTGCGGTGTGCCGCTGTTTCGGTCCGGCGCGCACGGTGCTCGCACCCCGGCACGTGGTGCGCAACGCGCTCCTGCTGCTGGTCGCGCTGGCCGGTGCCGCCGCGATGCCCGGTGCGGACGGCGCGGATCCGGCGGCCGTGGCCCTCGCCGCCGCCGTGGGCGTGGTGGGCGCCGTGGCGGTGGTGCGGTTCGAGGATCTGGCGGAGTTGTTCGCCGGGCCGGTCCCGGACGCGCGATGA
- a CDS encoding S26 family signal peptidase, with product MTYVVLAAAVVVVAVVGWLVTLRRRLIVVTVRGVSMEPTYFSGDRLLVRRSRLERVRTGQVVVVQGGPGKPGDPTAGRLVKRAVAVPGDPVPSQIPVPGTVVPAGNLLVLGDNPARSNDSRRLGYIPEDALIGVVLRPIGQR from the coding sequence GTGACGTATGTGGTGCTCGCGGCGGCCGTGGTGGTCGTCGCCGTCGTCGGGTGGCTGGTCACGCTGCGCCGACGGCTGATCGTGGTGACCGTACGCGGGGTGAGCATGGAGCCCACCTATTTCTCCGGCGATCGGCTGCTGGTGCGGCGATCGCGGCTGGAGCGGGTGCGCACCGGGCAGGTCGTCGTCGTGCAGGGCGGGCCGGGCAAGCCCGGCGATCCCACCGCCGGACGACTGGTGAAACGCGCGGTCGCGGTGCCGGGCGATCCGGTGCCGTCGCAGATCCCGGTACCCGGCACGGTCGTCCCGGCGGGAAACCTGCTGGTGCTCGGGGACAATCCCGCGCGCAGCAACGATTCCCGGCGGCTCGGCTACATCCCGGAGGACGCGCTGATCGGCGTCGTGCTCCGCCCGATCGGTCAGAGGTGA
- a CDS encoding proprotein convertase P-domain-containing protein, which produces MRRHNEVLSYLSLLALAALGLSPTAQAASPPAPVHPDAEVNGVATAFGLTTSEAKAQLAAQDEAHRLATSLPAGLRPRTAGQWFDAATGKLTLAVTNAADADAARATGAETRLVSRTKADLDRTDDAVRALVGDGVPGVFGWGVDVRNNEVGVSIDRSRKTAETESFLSRARDLGVRITETGSSPRQQAGTIQTGSPWWPGSETYCSVGFGATDSAGGKHFLTAGHCTNDRDQAAYGAQSQQNRIGTSNVGGTRSVNAREGDMGVVAVTQPGWELSAAVNTWGEPAVTITGSAEAMVGDRVCHSGNTSKWKCGEVKYTHKSVDYGGGLIIEDLTWTTACSLGGDSGGGWLLGTKAVGLHDGGPSKCVENPSDGDMSLFQPVIEALNKWNLTLVTGGGTGDTTAPSAPGNARTTGTTSNSVSLAWDAATDNVGVTGYDVYNGSTLATSVTGTSATVTGLSPDTSYAFTVKARDAAGNVSPASGAVSAKTQPGNSGGRTLGNDADFPIRDYQQVFSPVTSTLTGQAATSLGISVTIRHTCAEDLGITLLDPKGKAYPLKSSGGSACTAWNGARTFSVPGASSPAGGKWQLRITDYGPGDTGVLDTWSLTL; this is translated from the coding sequence ATGCGACGGCACAACGAAGTGCTTTCTTATCTGAGTCTCTTGGCCTTGGCCGCGTTGGGACTCAGCCCGACCGCTCAAGCGGCGTCACCACCGGCTCCGGTCCATCCCGACGCCGAGGTCAACGGCGTGGCCACCGCGTTCGGCCTGACCACGTCCGAAGCCAAGGCCCAGCTGGCGGCGCAGGACGAAGCCCACCGGCTGGCCACGTCGCTGCCCGCCGGGCTGCGACCCCGCACCGCCGGGCAATGGTTCGACGCGGCCACCGGCAAACTCACCCTCGCGGTCACGAACGCCGCGGACGCCGACGCGGCCCGGGCGACCGGCGCCGAAACCCGGCTGGTGTCCCGGACCAAGGCCGACCTCGACCGGACCGACGACGCCGTCCGCGCGCTCGTCGGCGACGGTGTTCCCGGCGTGTTCGGCTGGGGTGTCGACGTCCGGAACAACGAGGTCGGCGTGTCGATCGACCGCTCCCGCAAGACCGCCGAAACCGAGAGTTTCCTCTCCCGCGCAAGGGATCTCGGCGTGCGGATCACCGAAACGGGGTCCTCGCCGCGCCAGCAGGCGGGCACGATCCAGACCGGCAGCCCGTGGTGGCCGGGCAGTGAGACCTATTGTTCGGTCGGCTTCGGCGCGACCGATTCGGCGGGCGGCAAGCACTTCCTCACCGCCGGGCACTGCACGAACGACCGTGATCAGGCAGCTTATGGCGCACAGAGCCAGCAGAACCGGATCGGAACGTCGAACGTCGGCGGCACGCGCAGCGTCAACGCCCGCGAAGGCGACATGGGCGTTGTCGCGGTGACGCAGCCCGGCTGGGAACTCTCGGCGGCGGTCAACACCTGGGGCGAGCCCGCCGTCACCATCACGGGCTCGGCCGAGGCGATGGTCGGCGACCGGGTCTGCCACTCCGGCAACACCTCGAAGTGGAAATGCGGCGAGGTGAAGTACACGCACAAGTCCGTCGACTACGGCGGCGGGCTGATCATCGAGGACCTGACCTGGACGACGGCGTGTTCGCTCGGCGGCGACTCGGGCGGCGGCTGGCTGCTCGGCACCAAGGCGGTCGGCCTGCACGACGGCGGCCCGTCGAAATGCGTGGAGAACCCGAGCGACGGTGACATGTCCCTCTTCCAGCCGGTGATCGAAGCGCTGAACAAGTGGAACCTCACGCTGGTGACCGGCGGCGGCACCGGTGACACCACGGCCCCGAGCGCCCCCGGCAACGCACGGACCACCGGCACGACGTCTAACAGCGTCTCGCTGGCCTGGGACGCGGCCACGGACAACGTCGGCGTCACGGGCTACGACGTCTACAACGGCTCGACGCTGGCGACCTCCGTGACCGGGACCAGCGCCACCGTGACCGGTCTCAGCCCGGACACCTCCTACGCCTTCACGGTGAAGGCCCGCGACGCGGCGGGGAACGTGTCCCCCGCGAGCGGTGCCGTGTCCGCCAAGACGCAGCCGGGCAACAGTGGCGGCCGGACGCTGGGCAACGACGCGGACTTCCCGATCCGGGACTACCAGCAGGTGTTCAGCCCGGTGACCTCGACCCTCACCGGACAGGCGGCGACCTCGCTCGGGATTTCGGTGACGATCCGGCACACCTGCGCCGAGGACCTCGGCATCACGCTCCTCGACCCGAAGGGCAAGGCCTACCCGCTCAAGTCCAGCGGCGGTTCGGCGTGCACGGCCTGGAACGGCGCGCGGACGTTCTCGGTGCCCGGCGCG
- a CDS encoding helix-turn-helix domain-containing protein, which translates to MSGGAEPRPEFERLLRDGPFADALREAIRARGLSLERLRDHLRARGVSITAATLSYWQSGRSRPERRDSVLALRHLEQVLDVPPGCLTALLGPPRARGRWPARTDGLPEIGRFWPDRTRIDAAVSEVDTQWDERLTRISQHDVVSVGPGQEELAFRSRQVLRAEADGPDRWVVIVHIDEHDRPLPRMTSLRGCRPGRSVHRPEDGLLVMELLFERPLAKGETVITEHTLANSAPFPHATNYERKFRRPAREYVLEIRFSPDALPARCRRYSEQDGQPAEWTDVLPGDDSVHGVALNFGPGRFGFEWDWDS; encoded by the coding sequence ATGTCCGGCGGAGCGGAACCCCGGCCCGAGTTCGAGCGGTTGCTTCGTGACGGGCCCTTCGCCGACGCGCTTCGCGAGGCCATCCGGGCACGCGGTCTGAGCCTGGAACGCCTGCGCGACCACCTGCGCGCTCGCGGCGTCTCGATCACCGCGGCGACGCTCAGCTACTGGCAGTCCGGGCGCAGTCGCCCGGAGCGCCGGGATTCGGTGCTCGCGCTCCGCCACCTCGAGCAGGTGCTGGACGTACCGCCCGGCTGCCTGACCGCGTTGCTCGGCCCGCCGCGCGCCCGCGGCCGGTGGCCTGCCCGCACCGACGGCCTGCCCGAGATCGGCCGGTTCTGGCCGGACCGGACACGGATCGACGCGGCCGTCAGCGAGGTCGACACCCAATGGGACGAACGGCTGACGAGGATCAGCCAGCACGACGTCGTCTCCGTCGGCCCCGGGCAGGAGGAGCTCGCGTTCCGGTCGAGGCAGGTGCTGCGCGCCGAGGCCGACGGTCCGGACCGGTGGGTGGTCATCGTCCACATCGACGAACACGACCGGCCGCTGCCCCGGATGACGTCACTGCGAGGCTGCCGCCCCGGCCGGAGTGTGCATCGCCCCGAAGACGGCCTTCTCGTGATGGAACTGCTCTTCGAACGGCCACTCGCGAAAGGCGAAACGGTCATCACCGAGCACACCCTGGCGAACAGCGCCCCGTTCCCGCACGCGACGAACTACGAACGCAAATTCCGCAGGCCCGCCCGGGAATACGTACTCGAGATCCGGTTCTCCCCCGATGCTCTCCCGGCGCGATGCCGTCGCTATTCCGAACAGGACGGACAGCCCGCGGAATGGACGGATGTCCTGCCGGGTGACGATTCCGTGCACGGCGTCGCGCTGAATTTCGGTCCCGGCCGGTTCGGCTTCGAGTGGGACTGGGACTCTTAA
- a CDS encoding cupin domain-containing protein, producing the protein MFDPILLRAADAEIVSDAPGSDITLLADSDTTDGGFTANRATLKQGVFGTPAHFHTRATEFFFVLEGKLQVLVDETLHTLEKGDFLAVPPQVPHAFGPADGSDADVLVTFTPGMARFDYYRLLERVARGEADPSEIAASSKQYDNHYVDSPIWRAARGQ; encoded by the coding sequence ATGTTCGACCCCATCCTCCTCCGGGCCGCCGACGCCGAGATCGTCAGCGACGCGCCGGGCAGCGACATCACCCTGCTGGCCGACTCGGACACCACCGACGGTGGCTTCACCGCGAACCGCGCGACCTTGAAGCAGGGCGTCTTCGGCACCCCGGCCCACTTCCACACCCGCGCGACCGAGTTCTTCTTCGTCCTCGAAGGAAAGCTCCAGGTGCTCGTCGACGAAACCCTGCACACCCTGGAGAAGGGCGACTTCCTCGCCGTCCCGCCCCAGGTGCCGCACGCGTTCGGGCCCGCCGACGGCTCGGACGCCGACGTCCTGGTGACCTTCACGCCGGGAATGGCCCGCTTCGACTACTACCGGCTGCTGGAGCGGGTCGCCCGCGGTGAAGCCGACCCTTCGGAGATCGCCGCGTCCTCGAAGCAGTACGACAACCACTACGTCGACAGCCCGATCTGGCGCGCCGCCCGCGGTCAGTGA